The following proteins are co-located in the Nitrospirota bacterium genome:
- the rho gene encoding transcription termination factor Rho: MHLAELKQKSIADLNEVARDLKIDGAPNLRKQELIFAILQAQTANNGVVFGEGVLETLPDGFGFLRAPDSNYLPGPDDIYISPSQIRRFNLRTGDTVSGQIRPPKESERYFALLKVEKVNFEDPEVSRDKILFDNLTPLYPEERLNLEFDREEYCTRVMELTTPIGKGQRGLIVAAPRTGKTMMLQAIARAILKNHKEVTLIVLLIDERPEEVTDWQRQVKAEVISSTFDEPAQRHAQVAEMVLEKAKRLVEHKKDVVVLLDSITRLARAYNTIAPPSGKVLSGGLDSNALQRPKRFFGAARNIENGGSLTIMATALVDTGSRMDDVIFEEFKGTGNMEVHLDRRLADKRLFPAIDISQSGTRKEELLVDKDRLNKMWILRKVLSPLGTMEAMEFLMDKLHGTKTNQEFLQSMNR, encoded by the coding sequence ATGCACCTCGCGGAGCTGAAGCAGAAATCTATCGCCGATCTCAATGAGGTGGCGCGCGATCTCAAGATCGATGGCGCACCGAATCTGCGAAAGCAGGAATTGATTTTCGCGATTCTGCAGGCGCAAACCGCGAACAATGGCGTAGTCTTTGGCGAGGGCGTGCTCGAAACGCTCCCTGACGGATTCGGATTTCTGCGTGCTCCCGATTCGAACTATCTCCCAGGCCCCGACGATATTTATATATCCCCCTCTCAAATTCGGCGTTTCAATTTGCGCACCGGCGACACCGTCTCCGGCCAGATCAGACCGCCGAAGGAGAGCGAGCGATATTTCGCGTTGCTGAAGGTCGAGAAGGTCAACTTCGAAGATCCTGAAGTGTCCCGCGACAAGATTCTCTTCGATAACCTGACGCCGCTCTATCCCGAAGAGCGGCTGAACCTTGAGTTCGATCGTGAAGAATATTGTACCCGCGTGATGGAGCTCACGACCCCGATCGGCAAAGGTCAGCGCGGGCTGATCGTTGCGGCTCCCCGAACCGGCAAAACGATGATGCTGCAGGCCATCGCCCGGGCCATTTTGAAGAATCACAAAGAAGTCACTTTGATCGTGTTGCTCATCGACGAACGGCCGGAAGAAGTCACCGACTGGCAGCGACAGGTCAAGGCCGAAGTCATCAGCTCTACTTTCGATGAACCGGCTCAGCGCCATGCTCAGGTGGCTGAAATGGTGCTCGAAAAGGCCAAGCGGTTGGTCGAGCATAAAAAAGATGTCGTGGTACTGCTGGATAGCATCACCCGTCTGGCTCGTGCGTACAATACAATTGCCCCGCCAAGCGGTAAGGTGCTGTCTGGAGGATTGGATTCGAATGCCCTCCAACGTCCGAAGCGGTTCTTCGGTGCGGCCCGTAATATCGAAAATGGCGGCAGTCTGACCATCATGGCGACGGCGCTGGTCGATACCGGAAGTCGGATGGACGACGTGATCTTTGAAGAATTCAAAGGAACGGGCAATATGGAAGTCCATCTTGATCGCCGCCTGGCCGACAAGCGGCTCTTCCCGGCTATCGATATCAGCCAGTCTGGGACGAGAAAAGAAGAATTGCTGGTGGACAAGGATCGCCTCAACAAGATGTGGATCCTGCGCAAGGTGCTGAGTCCGCTTGGAACGATGGAAGCCATGGAGTTCCTGATGGACAAGCTGCACGGCACCAAGACCAATCAGGAGTTTCTCCAATCGATGAACCGGTAA